CTCGGTGGAGCGCTGAGCCCAAAACCGGCCCTGCCCCTGGTTGCCTAGCACTAGCCCGAGCAAGAGTAGGCCGATGCCTCCCACCAGTAGGCCCGCAGGCAGCAGAGTCCATCCGGCGACGATGCCCGCAATCAGCCCCGCCGTTACTAGGGCCAACCCCGGCAACGCCAGGTATTTCAAATATTTTTGGTAGGCCGCAAACGATTTCATCGCCATTACCCGCTACTACTAACCTGCTGACGTCAAATGGATTGATTGGGTACTAGGACCGCTGGAACCGGAGGGTCTCGATGGATTGAGCCGTGAGGTACAGCCCCAGCCCAATAAAGGAGAGAAACAGCACCAGGCCACCGGTGTCGAAAATGCCTTCGGTAAAGTCAGTGAAGTGCTTGAGCAGAGATAGATGGGCGATCGCGCTACCCACCACTCCTGGCAGCCCCTGGGCCACCGCATCGACCAGCCACAGCAGCAAAATCAGCGCAAAGGTCATGATCGCCGCCAGCACCGTGCTTTCCGTCAGCGACGAGATGAACATGCCCAGGGCCAACACGCTGGCTGCCATCAGCACCAGTCCCAGGTGAGACAGCAAGAATACCCCTGACCCCGTAGACGGTTCGGCGGCCCCTAGGGCGATCGACTGACACACCATCAGCGGCAGCACCATCGCAATGTAAAAACTCACCACCGCCAGCAGCTTGCCCAGGGCCACCGCCCAGTTGGTTACTGGCGACGTGGCCAGCAGTTCCAGCGTGCCCTGCTTGCGCTCGTCGGCGTAGAGCCCCATCGAGAGCATGGGCAGCACAAACATCGACAGCGACCCCAGCAGCCCCACGTAGGCCTTGTTGAACTCGTAGGCCACATCAAAGGGCGGCGACGGAGGCATGCCCATTTGCACCGCCTGGTCGGCCATCGCCGCCTGGGCCAAAATGCCCTGCGGCCCCAGCAAAATCGCCACTAAGAAGAAGCCCCCCAGCAGCCAAAACACGGCGGCAATGATGTAGGGCAAAGGCGAGGCGAAGTAGCTTTGCAGCTCGCGCTGGTAGATGGCGAGGATGTTTTTGAAGAGAAGGGTCATGGGCGGGGAGTGGGAGGGTGGATGGGTTAGGGGGATGAGGGAGGTGGGGAGGATGAGGGGAAATTCAAGATATAGAAGCCAAATGGCTAAGCCTCGGATTCTTCTGGTGTTGGCTCGATGGTGGGGAGCTCGGCGAATGCTTCGGGCGTTGCTGTTGGCCCCGGAGCGGGTTCGGTGGTGGTGAGGTTGAGGAAGACGTCTTCGAGAGTGGCCTGCTGGCGGCGCAACTCGTGGAGTTCGAGGCCAGCGTTGACGAGGGCGGTGGCGATCGCACCCCCTAAACCCCGATCGGCTTCGGCACTCACTCGCAAACGGTGATGATACTCCGGCAGGTGCTCTAGCCCCAGTAGGGTCACCTGGCGCACGGGGGCCAGCTCGCTCAACAGGCGCTGGGCTCTATCCACATCCCCTTTGATCTCGAGTTCATAGGCCGATTCGCCAGAGAGGCGGGTGGTGAGGTTGTCGGGGGTGTCGGTGGCGACGACCTGGCCCCGGTTGATAATGGTGACGCGATCGCAGGTCATGCTCACCTCCGGCAAAATGTGGGTGGAGAGAATGATGGTGTGGCTACCTGCCAGCCCTTTAATTAGCTGTCGTACCTCGTTAATCTGGCGCGGATCCAGTCCTACCGTGGGTTCATCGAGAATAATCACCGGCGGGTCGTGGATGATGGCCTGGGCAATGCCTACTCGCTGTCGATAACCCTTTGACAGCTTGCGAATCAGCACCTTGCGCTTGTCGATCAGACCGCAGTGATCGATCGCAATGTCGGCGCGCTTTTGGCGTAGATCAGCCGGCACGCCCTTGATTTTGGCCACAAAGTTGAGAAAGCCCTGCACCGTCATATCGGGATACAGCGGCGGCGACTCGGGCAGGTAACCAATCCGCTGCCGCACCGCCATCGAGTCGGTATGCACGTCATACCCCGCTACTCGGGCGGTACCTTCAGACGCTGGGAGATACCCCGCCAAAATTCGCATGGTAGTAGTTTTACCTGCCCCGTTCGGCCCCAAAAAACCGAGAATCTCCCCAGGCTGTGCCCCAAAGGTGATGTCTCGAATGGCCGTGGTAGACCCGTAGGTCTTACTCAGGTGCTCAACTTCAATCATGGGTGTAGAACCGCCAGCAAACCAGTGGATATTGTAC
The DNA window shown above is from Leptolyngbya subtilissima AS-A7 and carries:
- a CDS encoding ABC transporter permease, which encodes MTLLFKNILAIYQRELQSYFASPLPYIIAAVFWLLGGFFLVAILLGPQGILAQAAMADQAVQMGMPPSPPFDVAYEFNKAYVGLLGSLSMFVLPMLSMGLYADERKQGTLELLATSPVTNWAVALGKLLAVVSFYIAMVLPLMVCQSIALGAAEPSTGSGVFLLSHLGLVLMAASVLALGMFISSLTESTVLAAIMTFALILLLWLVDAVAQGLPGVVGSAIAHLSLLKHFTDFTEGIFDTGGLVLFLSFIGLGLYLTAQSIETLRFQRS
- a CDS encoding ABC transporter ATP-binding protein, with translation MGEKNRYCNQQYNIHWFAGGSTPMIEVEHLSKTYGSTTAIRDITFGAQPGEILGFLGPNGAGKTTTMRILAGYLPASEGTARVAGYDVHTDSMAVRQRIGYLPESPPLYPDMTVQGFLNFVAKIKGVPADLRQKRADIAIDHCGLIDKRKVLIRKLSKGYRQRVGIAQAIIHDPPVIILDEPTVGLDPRQINEVRQLIKGLAGSHTIILSTHILPEVSMTCDRVTIINRGQVVATDTPDNLTTRLSGESAYELEIKGDVDRAQRLLSELAPVRQVTLLGLEHLPEYHHRLRVSAEADRGLGGAIATALVNAGLELHELRRQQATLEDVFLNLTTTEPAPGPTATPEAFAELPTIEPTPEESEA